A genomic stretch from Marinobacter fonticola includes:
- a CDS encoding DctP family TRAP transporter solute-binding subunit, with product MTLYLKKVLLALLLLSPVAAWANPQYLVFTHVVSPDTPKGKMATMFKTIVERKMGSKYNVIVHPNSELLDDGEAIDAIARGDIHFAVPSVSKFEDYTQKLKIYDLPFLFPNMDAVERFQEGPVGRSLLKSMESKGILGLGYLHNGLKQLSANREFHKPSDLEGLSFRIMDSDVLQKQFQAIGAFGMPMAFADVYDGLATGLIQGQENTWSNIYSKKFYEHQPYIMESNHGVLDYMVITNASFWDSLTKEERRYFKYALGMALKYGNAVAIAKAKNDRDELQNMRSVNLIELTPKELQLWQQAMRPVWEAYEGEIGKDVIDAAVAAGKS from the coding sequence ATGACACTGTATTTAAAGAAAGTTTTGCTGGCGCTGTTACTGTTATCGCCGGTCGCTGCCTGGGCCAACCCCCAGTATCTGGTGTTCACGCATGTGGTAAGTCCGGATACGCCGAAAGGTAAGATGGCCACCATGTTCAAGACCATCGTCGAGCGTAAGATGGGCTCGAAATACAACGTCATTGTCCACCCCAACTCGGAGCTGCTGGATGACGGCGAGGCGATAGATGCCATTGCACGCGGGGATATCCACTTCGCCGTGCCGTCCGTGTCCAAGTTCGAGGACTACACCCAGAAGCTGAAGATCTACGACCTGCCTTTCCTGTTCCCGAACATGGACGCGGTCGAACGTTTCCAGGAAGGTCCGGTGGGCCGGTCGCTGCTGAAGAGCATGGAGTCCAAGGGCATTCTCGGCCTGGGTTACCTGCATAACGGCTTGAAGCAGCTGAGCGCAAACAGGGAGTTCCACAAGCCGTCCGACCTTGAGGGCTTGAGTTTTCGCATCATGGATTCAGACGTGCTGCAGAAGCAGTTCCAAGCTATCGGCGCGTTTGGCATGCCAATGGCGTTTGCGGATGTGTACGATGGGCTGGCTACGGGCCTGATCCAGGGGCAGGAGAACACCTGGTCCAACATCTATTCAAAGAAGTTCTATGAGCACCAGCCCTACATCATGGAATCCAACCACGGCGTGCTGGACTACATGGTGATCACCAACGCCAGCTTCTGGGACTCGCTGACGAAGGAAGAGCGCCGCTACTTCAAGTATGCACTGGGCATGGCATTGAAATACGGCAACGCCGTGGCCATCGCGAAAGCGAAAAACGATCGTGACGAGCTGCAAAACATGAGGAGCGTCAACCTGATCGAGCTGACACCGAAAGAACTGCAACTCTGGCAACAGGCCATGAGGCCGGTTTGGGAAGCCTATGAAGGCGAAATTGGTAAGGATGTGATCGACGCGGCAGTTGCGGCGGGTAAGTCCTGA
- a CDS encoding HAMP domain-containing methyl-accepting chemotaxis protein: MQLPLSSSSSSMGRKLTIGRKLSIGFSALIVLAVIVGAIGLQALSSYTERAVIVGQVGVMETRLLEARLSEKEFMLSHHENDLEAARQSSAAAGKMAEVLESELVVPADLQRLETIDKGAARYSQLLTQLAANITERDATIDQMEVDARMAESRLSTEDKLYMAAAALKQMRRNERSFLIDGDAKAIEQFESAIERALRSIKSSFVDKAVKEEISGLFNNYVATFRKAVEQVRRNETLESQMLDSANSILSATAELKDIQVGNMRAEQAQAVTLIIVATVIVILLGVVLAWSLTRNIVRPIHEAVDIATRVAAGDLRKDVKTDRHDELGQLLGALGSMVVNLRELVRGINSGSQNIAASTGELSTVTEQTSEGMTQQRDQTDQVATAMNEMVATVSEVAKSAEDAFNAAARASETATAGETAVGETLSYVSELNGLVENVMQQLHNLQSDTQNIVTVLDVIKSVAEQTNLLALNAAIEAARAGEQGRGFAVVADEVRSLAQRTQSSAAEIETLINNLVTSAEGSVKAMESGTQLAGQTLDSAQATGKTIKDIAQAVEEIRQFNSQIATAAEQQTSVAEDINHNVTQIRDISDQSASSATQVASSTTELAQLGENLRVQVARFSV, translated from the coding sequence ATGCAGTTGCCTCTTTCCTCTTCGTCTTCTTCCATGGGACGCAAGCTGACCATCGGACGCAAGCTGAGTATTGGTTTTTCGGCGCTGATCGTTCTCGCCGTTATTGTTGGGGCTATCGGCCTGCAGGCGCTGAGCAGCTATACCGAACGTGCTGTTATCGTAGGCCAGGTTGGCGTTATGGAAACCCGCTTACTGGAAGCCCGGCTAAGCGAAAAAGAGTTCATGTTAAGCCACCATGAGAATGACCTGGAGGCGGCTCGTCAAAGCAGCGCAGCAGCCGGGAAAATGGCTGAAGTACTCGAAAGCGAGCTGGTGGTTCCCGCGGACCTGCAACGGCTGGAAACGATCGACAAAGGGGCTGCCCGCTACAGCCAATTGCTCACGCAACTCGCCGCTAACATCACCGAACGCGATGCCACCATCGACCAGATGGAGGTGGATGCACGCATGGCCGAAAGCCGGCTGAGCACCGAGGACAAACTCTATATGGCCGCGGCCGCTCTCAAGCAAATGCGCCGTAACGAACGCAGCTTCCTGATCGATGGCGATGCTAAGGCCATTGAGCAATTCGAATCCGCGATCGAGCGCGCCCTGCGCTCCATAAAATCGTCGTTCGTCGACAAGGCCGTCAAGGAGGAGATTAGCGGCCTGTTCAACAACTACGTCGCCACGTTCCGCAAAGCTGTCGAACAGGTCCGCCGCAACGAGACGCTGGAATCCCAGATGCTCGATTCCGCCAACAGCATCCTCTCGGCGACGGCTGAATTGAAGGACATCCAGGTCGGCAACATGCGCGCGGAACAGGCACAAGCCGTTACGCTGATCATCGTCGCTACCGTCATCGTCATCCTGCTCGGGGTCGTGCTGGCCTGGAGCCTGACCCGCAACATCGTGCGGCCCATCCATGAGGCCGTCGATATCGCAACGCGAGTGGCCGCTGGCGACCTGCGAAAAGACGTCAAGACCGATCGCCATGACGAGCTGGGCCAGTTGTTGGGCGCCCTGGGCTCCATGGTCGTCAACTTGCGGGAGCTGGTGCGCGGTATCAATAGCGGGTCGCAAAACATAGCCGCCTCTACCGGGGAGCTGTCCACAGTCACGGAACAAACCAGCGAGGGCATGACCCAGCAGCGCGACCAGACCGATCAGGTCGCCACGGCCATGAACGAAATGGTGGCAACCGTGAGCGAAGTGGCCAAGAGCGCCGAAGACGCCTTCAACGCGGCGGCCAGGGCCAGTGAAACCGCCACCGCCGGGGAGACCGCCGTGGGCGAAACGCTATCGTACGTGAGCGAGCTGAACGGTCTGGTAGAGAACGTGATGCAGCAGCTGCACAACCTGCAGTCCGACACCCAGAACATTGTCACCGTGCTGGATGTGATCAAGTCGGTCGCCGAGCAAACCAACCTGCTGGCGCTGAATGCGGCTATCGAAGCCGCCCGCGCCGGCGAGCAGGGCCGCGGCTTTGCGGTGGTGGCTGACGAGGTTCGGTCGCTGGCACAGCGCACACAGAGTTCGGCTGCGGAAATCGAGACCTTGATCAACAACCTGGTCACCAGCGCCGAGGGCTCGGTGAAGGCGATGGAATCCGGCACACAGCTAGCTGGCCAGACATTGGACAGCGCCCAGGCGACCGGCAAAACGATTAAGGACATCGCGCAGGCTGTCGAGGAAATCCGCCAATTCAACAGTCAAATTGCTACGGCTGCCGAGCAGCAAACGTCGGTGGCTGAAGACATCAACCACAATGTCACGCAGATTCGCGATATTAGTGATCAATCAGCCTCGTCAGCTACACAGGTAGCTTCGTCGACCACCGAGTTGGCACAGTTGGGCGAAAACCTTCGAGTTCAGGTAGCCCGGTTCAGCGTATAG
- a CDS encoding TRAP transporter large permease, whose amino-acid sequence MSIEALTLLFFAALLFFLVLGLPLTFVLGGVSVVFLYFTWGFDSFFMVASQIWSTMESFTLVAIPLFVYMAMILERTGVANDLYRMMHLWWGGVRGGLAIGTLGICALFAAMCGISGAAVVAMGTIALPSMLERGYDKNMALGCINTGGGWGILIPPSILMILYALITGTSVGKMFAAGVLPGLLLMVLTIAYIIIRCYFQPHLAPALPPEERASWAEKFRALRAVILPIAIVIMVLGSIIGGITTPTEAAAVGVFGALISAVVYRKFTWTLLHDASIRTFKLTGMIMWILFAAHAFSAAYQSMGAQELIEGLMQMIPGGPWGVILSMMLIVFLLAMVLDPVGIMLITLPVFMPIVEGLGFDPIWFGILFVINMEIGYMTPPFGFNLFYLKGVVPPSITMRDIYVSIIPFVLVEIVGLALIMIFPEIATYLPDLFF is encoded by the coding sequence GTGAGTATCGAAGCCCTGACCCTGCTGTTTTTTGCCGCTCTTCTGTTCTTCCTGGTTCTCGGCCTGCCGCTGACCTTCGTCCTGGGTGGCGTGTCCGTCGTGTTCCTTTATTTCACCTGGGGATTCGACTCCTTCTTTATGGTGGCCTCCCAGATCTGGAGCACCATGGAAAGCTTCACCCTGGTGGCCATTCCGCTGTTTGTCTACATGGCGATGATTCTGGAGCGCACCGGCGTCGCCAACGATCTCTACCGCATGATGCATCTTTGGTGGGGTGGCGTACGCGGCGGCCTGGCCATCGGCACACTAGGCATTTGCGCGCTGTTCGCCGCCATGTGCGGGATCAGTGGCGCGGCTGTCGTGGCTATGGGGACTATCGCGCTGCCGTCGATGCTCGAACGGGGCTACGACAAGAACATGGCCCTGGGCTGTATCAATACCGGCGGCGGCTGGGGCATCCTGATTCCGCCCAGTATCCTGATGATTCTCTACGCCCTGATTACCGGGACATCCGTCGGTAAAATGTTCGCAGCCGGCGTGCTGCCGGGCCTACTGCTGATGGTGCTGACCATCGCCTACATTATTATTCGCTGCTACTTCCAGCCGCACTTGGCCCCCGCTCTGCCGCCGGAGGAACGGGCAAGCTGGGCCGAGAAGTTCCGTGCCCTGCGGGCGGTTATCCTGCCCATCGCCATCGTCATCATGGTATTGGGCTCGATCATCGGCGGTATTACCACACCCACCGAAGCGGCCGCCGTGGGCGTGTTCGGCGCGCTGATTTCCGCCGTGGTGTATCGCAAATTCACCTGGACACTGCTGCACGACGCGTCGATCCGCACCTTCAAGCTGACCGGCATGATCATGTGGATCCTGTTCGCTGCCCATGCCTTCAGCGCGGCGTATCAAAGCATGGGCGCCCAGGAGCTGATCGAAGGCTTGATGCAGATGATTCCGGGCGGGCCCTGGGGCGTGATCCTGTCGATGATGCTGATCGTCTTCCTGCTGGCGATGGTGCTCGATCCGGTGGGTATCATGCTGATCACCCTGCCGGTATTCATGCCCATCGTCGAGGGCCTGGGCTTCGACCCCATCTGGTTCGGCATCCTGTTCGTGATCAACATGGAAATCGGCTACATGACGCCACCTTTCGGCTTCAACCTGTTCTATCTCAAAGGGGTGGTTCCGCCGAGTATCACCATGCGGGATATCTATGTGTCGATTATTCCGTTCGTGCTGGTGGAGATTGTCGGCCTGGCGCTGATTATGATCTTCCCGGAAATCGCCACCTACCTGCCGGATCTCTTCTTCTAG
- a CDS encoding TRAP transporter small permease subunit, which yields MRALTAFMNGVTRLNDFIGRWVALLVFAMFVFLLLEVGFRYLLNSPTVWTNELTQMLFGIYAIMSGGYIMAHRGHVNVDLLYSHLGPRVQAGVDIFTSVVFFIFTLALLYFGYDMASQSVASWETSYSAWNPPIWPVKVAIPLGVGLLVLQGVVKLLQDIAIAFNLGYYTPEDRQNEQEDML from the coding sequence ATGCGTGCGCTGACCGCATTCATGAACGGCGTGACCCGTTTGAACGACTTTATCGGTCGCTGGGTCGCCCTGCTCGTTTTCGCCATGTTCGTTTTCCTGCTGCTTGAGGTGGGGTTCCGCTACCTGCTGAACTCGCCAACGGTGTGGACCAATGAGCTGACCCAGATGCTGTTCGGCATCTACGCCATTATGTCCGGCGGCTACATCATGGCCCACCGGGGACACGTGAATGTGGACCTGCTCTACTCGCACTTAGGCCCCCGGGTGCAGGCGGGCGTCGACATCTTTACGTCGGTGGTGTTCTTCATCTTCACCCTGGCGCTGCTCTACTTCGGCTACGACATGGCCAGCCAGTCCGTCGCCAGCTGGGAAACGTCCTATTCCGCCTGGAACCCGCCGATCTGGCCGGTCAAGGTGGCGATTCCCCTGGGCGTCGGCCTCCTGGTGCTGCAAGGCGTCGTCAAACTCCTGCAGGACATCGCCATCGCCTTCAACCTGGGTTACTACACGCCTGAAGACCGCCAGAACGAGCAGGAGGATATGCTGTGA
- the dctP gene encoding TRAP transporter substrate-binding protein DctP — MQTLTQFKKQLTVCASAVALSVGALFSGAVTAADTVTWKVQSHWPGSSSSYEDSLGRLKRVIEERSDGRLKLDLYESGALFKPKQTFEAVSRGILEMGTISPAYAQDKMTLAGIASGLPFAFRNVWEAAYFHQGLGFEEMLREEAAQYGVYWATDKVYPTEMVIKDPINSWEDFTKLKIRSSGALQKFLTEAGAAASYIPGSELYPALDSGVVDGAHWGAAQGAYSMGLYEVAKYHVQPALNIAGTDVIIVSQKALDKLPQDLQDIVKQALDEQFWFRTNEYLYKERITLAKAIEEEGVQINTLPDDVQQRLTEAAQEMWDEEGQRSERSQKALTMLKDYLTELGYL; from the coding sequence ATGCAAACGCTTACCCAGTTCAAGAAGCAGCTAACGGTCTGCGCATCGGCCGTTGCCCTTAGTGTCGGCGCCCTGTTCAGCGGTGCGGTGACTGCCGCGGATACCGTGACGTGGAAAGTTCAATCTCATTGGCCCGGCTCCAGCAGCTCCTATGAGGACAGTCTGGGCCGCCTGAAGCGCGTCATCGAAGAGCGCAGCGATGGTCGCCTAAAACTGGACCTCTACGAATCCGGTGCATTGTTCAAGCCCAAGCAAACCTTCGAAGCCGTAAGCCGCGGCATCCTGGAAATGGGCACGATCTCCCCGGCTTACGCCCAGGACAAGATGACCCTGGCCGGCATTGCCTCCGGTCTGCCGTTCGCCTTCCGCAACGTGTGGGAAGCGGCCTACTTCCATCAGGGCCTGGGTTTCGAGGAGATGTTGCGTGAAGAAGCCGCCCAATACGGCGTGTACTGGGCCACCGACAAGGTTTACCCGACCGAGATGGTGATCAAGGACCCGATCAACAGCTGGGAAGACTTCACGAAACTGAAGATCCGCTCTTCCGGTGCGCTGCAGAAGTTTCTAACCGAAGCCGGTGCCGCAGCGTCTTACATCCCGGGCAGCGAACTCTACCCTGCGCTGGATAGCGGCGTGGTCGACGGCGCCCATTGGGGTGCAGCCCAGGGGGCCTACTCCATGGGCCTGTACGAAGTGGCCAAATATCACGTGCAACCGGCCCTGAACATCGCCGGCACCGACGTCATCATTGTCAGCCAGAAGGCGCTGGACAAACTGCCGCAGGACTTGCAGGACATCGTCAAGCAGGCTCTGGACGAGCAATTCTGGTTCCGCACCAACGAGTACCTGTATAAAGAGCGCATCACTCTGGCCAAGGCCATCGAGGAAGAAGGCGTGCAGATCAACACCCTGCCGGACGATGTCCAACAGCGCCTGACCGAAGCCGCTCAAGAAATGTGGGACGAGGAAGGCCAACGTAGCGAGCGCTCGCAGAAAGCGCTGACTATGCTGAAAGACTACCTGACGGAGTTGGGCTACCTCTAA